In the genome of Alphaproteobacteria bacterium, one region contains:
- the ilvN gene encoding acetolactate synthase small subunit, with translation MTDTIERHTFAVIVDNEPGILARVVGLFSGRGYNIDSLTVAEVQHADNVSRITLVTNGTRMVIEQIKAQLLRLVPVRAVHDLTGEGPFVAKELALVKVANDGAARREALRIADIFRATVADTTLESFVFVMTGSPDKVDSFVELMGGLGKVEVVRSGVVAIARGPQVIDCGHNG, from the coding sequence GTGACCGATACCATCGAACGCCATACCTTTGCCGTCATCGTCGACAACGAGCCCGGCATCCTCGCCCGCGTGGTCGGCCTGTTTTCCGGCCGCGGCTACAACATCGACAGCCTGACCGTCGCCGAGGTCCAGCATGCGGACAACGTGTCGCGCATCACCCTGGTCACCAACGGCACCCGGATGGTGATCGAGCAGATCAAGGCGCAGCTGTTGCGCCTGGTGCCGGTGCGCGCGGTGCACGACCTGACCGGCGAGGGGCCGTTCGTCGCCAAGGAGCTGGCGCTGGTCAAGGTCGCCAACGACGGCGCCGCGCGGCGCGAGGCGCTGCGCATCGCCGACATCTTCCGGGCCACCGTCGCCGACACCACGCTGGAATCCTTCGTCTTCGTGATGACCGGCAGCCCCGACAAGGTCGACAGCTTCGTCGAACTGATGGGCGGGCTGGGCAAGGTCGAGGTGGTGCGCTCCGGCGTCGTCGCCATCGCGCGCGGCCCGCAGGTCATCGACTGCGGCCACAACGGGTGA
- the ilvC gene encoding ketol-acid reductoisomerase, which yields MRGPRTSPSSGRTKFERTPGGRDRQEEGRVMRVYYDRDADLNLIKSKKVAIVGYGSQGHAHAMNLRDSGVPDVVIALRPGSPSAKKAEGANFKVMSPADAAKWADVVMVLAPDELQGQIYREHLAGNMRENAALAFAHGLNIHFNLIEPRSDLDVFMIAPKGPGHTVRSEYLRGGGVPCLLAIAQDASGAVHDLGLSYGCGVGGGRAGIIETSFREEVETDLFGEQVVLCGGLTALIKAGFETLVDAGYAPEMAYFETLHEVKLIVDLIYEGGIANMRYSISNTAEYGDYTRGPRIVTDETKAEMKRILNEIQTGQFSREWMLENQVGQTSFKAVRRREAEHPIEEVGERLRGMMPWLKEHRLVDKTKN from the coding sequence CTGCGCGGTCCACGGACATCACCGTCATCCGGCAGGACGAAATTCGAACGAACGCCAGGCGGGCGTGACCGCCAGGAAGAGGGGAGAGTAATGCGGGTCTATTACGATCGTGACGCCGATCTGAACCTGATCAAGTCGAAAAAAGTGGCCATCGTCGGCTATGGCAGCCAGGGCCATGCCCATGCCATGAACCTGCGCGACAGCGGCGTTCCGGATGTCGTCATCGCGCTGCGGCCGGGGTCGCCGAGCGCGAAGAAGGCCGAGGGCGCCAATTTCAAGGTGATGAGTCCGGCGGACGCGGCCAAGTGGGCCGACGTGGTGATGGTGCTGGCCCCGGACGAGCTGCAGGGCCAGATCTACCGCGAGCACCTGGCCGGCAACATGCGCGAGAACGCGGCGCTGGCCTTCGCCCACGGCCTCAACATCCATTTCAACCTGATCGAACCGCGGTCCGACCTCGACGTGTTCATGATCGCACCGAAGGGGCCGGGCCACACCGTGCGCTCCGAGTATCTGCGCGGCGGCGGCGTGCCCTGCCTGCTGGCGATCGCCCAGGACGCGTCCGGCGCGGTGCACGACCTCGGCCTGTCCTACGGCTGCGGCGTCGGCGGCGGCCGCGCCGGCATCATCGAGACCAGCTTCCGCGAGGAGGTCGAGACCGACCTGTTCGGCGAGCAGGTTGTGCTGTGCGGCGGCCTGACCGCGCTGATCAAGGCGGGTTTCGAGACGCTGGTCGACGCCGGCTACGCGCCGGAAATGGCCTATTTCGAGACGCTGCACGAGGTGAAGCTGATCGTCGACCTGATCTACGAGGGCGGCATCGCCAACATGCGCTATTCGATCTCGAACACGGCCGAATACGGCGACTACACGCGCGGCCCGCGCATCGTCACCGACGAGACCAAGGCCGAGATGAAGCGTATCCTGAACGAAATCCAGACCGGCCAGTTCTCGCGCGAATGGATGCTGGAAAACCAGGTCGGCCAGACCAGCTTCAAGGCGGTCCGTCGCCGCGAGGCCGAGCATCCGATCGAGGAGGTCGGCGAGCGGCTGCGCGGCAT